The Brachyhypopomus gauderio isolate BG-103 chromosome 12, BGAUD_0.2, whole genome shotgun sequence genome window below encodes:
- the fam174c gene encoding protein FAM174C — MKLLALLSVYFLLAVSLAGKPVTSPGIASNKTTKPENISSSGAHTTPGSTRGKGMGQVVDSSMLKRTLYVIIGVTIIVVLYFLVRAVRLKKTTVHRKKYGLLSNYDDTVEMAHLESDEEDTTVYEAKPLRR, encoded by the exons ATGAAACTTCTAGCTTTACTTTCAGTATATTTCTTGCTGGCAGTTTCGTTGGCTGGAAAGCCCGTTACGTCTCCGGGTATCGCTTCTAACAAAACGACGAAGCCCGAGAACATTTCGAGCAGCGGCGCTCACACGACCCCGGGCTCTACTAGAGGTAAGGGGATGGGCCAGGTTGTGGACAGCTCTATGCTCAAGAGGACTCTGTATGTCATCATCGGCGTCACCATCATCGTAGTGCTTTATTTCCTCGTTCGAGCAGTCCG CCTGAAGAAAACGACAGTACACAGGAAAAAATATGGACTTTTGTCAAATTACGACGACACCGTAGAAATGGCACATCTGGAAAGCGACGAAGAGGACACGACTGTGTATGAGGCGAAACCCTTGAGAAG ATGA
- the ptbp1b gene encoding polypyrimidine tract-binding protein 1b, with protein MDGRLETELYPMGSGYAELDVVHEIAVGTKRGSDELFSCVSNGPYIMSSAANGNDSKKFKGDIRSPGVPSRVIHVRKLPADINEAEVISLGLPFGKVTNLLMLKGKNQAFLEMNSEEAAQTMVSYYSSVTPVIRNHPIFMQYSNHKELKTDNSPNQVRAQAALQAVNAVQTGSMAIAGVDPTGGSGPSPVLRVIVENLFYPVTLDVLHQIFSKFGTVLKVITFTKNNQFQALLQFADGLTAQHAKLALDGQNIYNACCTLRISFSKLTSLNVKYNNDKSRDYTRPDLPTGDGQPALDHHAMAAAFATPGIISAAPYASAHAFPPAFAIQQAAGLAMPGVHGALASLAIPGAAAAAAAGRLGFPSLAGGHSVMLVSNLNPERVTPQCLFILFGVYGDVIRVKIMFNKKENALVQMADATQAQLAMSHLNGQKLYGRALRITLSKHTTVQLPREGHEDQGLTKDYSNSPLHRFKKPGSKNYSNIFPPSSTLHLSNIPPLVVEDDLKMLFASSGSLVKNFKFFQKDRKMALIQMGSVEEAIESLIEFHNHDLGENHHLRVSFSKSTI; from the exons ATGGACGG CCGCCTAGAGACTGAATTGTATCCTATGGGATCAGGTTACGCAGAATTAGA TGTTGTCCATGAAATTGCAGTTGGTACAAAG AGAGGATCTGACGAGCTTTTCTCCTGCGTTTCCAACGGGCCATATATCATGAGTTCGGCAG CGAATGGCAATGACAGCAAGAAGTTTAAAGGTGACATCAGAAGTCCCGGCGTTCCGTCCCGCGTCATACATGTGCGCAAGCTTCCTGCTGACATCAACGAGGCAGAAGTCATCTCTCTAGGCCTTCCCTTTGGCAAAGTCACCAACCTGCTCATGCTGAAAGGAAAGAACCAG GCTTTCCTTGAGATGAACTCTGAGGAGGCAGCACAGACGATGGTCAGTTACTATTCGTCAGTCACGCCAGTCATCAGGAACCACCCCATCTTCATGCAGTACTCCAACCACAAGGAGCTGAAGACGGACAACTCGCCAAAccaagtg AGAGCACAGGCCGCGCTGCAGGCAGTCAACGCTGTCCAGACGGGCAGCATGGCCATCGCTGGTGTGGACCCCACCGGGGGCTCCGGCCCCAGCCCTGTCCTCAGGGTCATCGTGGAGAACCTCTTCTATCCAGTCACCCTGGATGTCCTACACCAG aTTTTTTCCAAGTTTGGCACTGTGCTGAAGGTGATCACTTTTACCAAGAACAACCAGTTCCAAGCTCTTCTGCAGTTTGCTGATGGGCTTACTGCTCAGCATGCTAAGCTG GCGCTGGACGGCCAGAACATCTACAACGCCTGCTGCACCCTGCGCATTAGCTTCTCCAAACTCACCAGCCTCAACGTCAAGTACAACAACGACAAGAGCAGAGACTACACGCGCCCCGACCTGCCCACAGGCGACGGGCAGCCGGCCCTGGATCATCACGCCATGGCGGCCGCCTTTG CTACTCCTGGGATCATTTCTGCCGCGCCCTACGCCAGCGCCCACGCCTTCCCCCCGGCCTTCGCCATCCAGCAGGCTGCAG GCCTGGCCATGCCCGGCGTTCATGGAGCCCTGGCCTCCCTGGCCATCCCGGGGGCGGCCGCTGCAGCAGCCGCAGGCAGACTGGGCTTCCCCAGCCTCGCCGGAGGACACTCCGTCATGTTGGTCAGCAACCTGAACCCTGAG AGAGTTACGCCCCAATGCCTCTTTATTCTTTTCG GTGTTTATGGTGATGTGATAAGAGTGAAAATTATGTTCAACAAAAAGGAGAATGCCTTGGTTCAGATGGCCGATGCCACGCAGGCCCAGCTAG CCATGAGCCATTTGAATGGACAGAAGCTGTATGGGAGGGCACTGCGCATCACATTATCCAAACACACGACTGTTCAGCTGCCCCGTGAGGGCCACGAGGACCAAGGGCTCACCAAAGATTACAGTAACTCTCCCCTTCACCGCTTTAAGAAGCCTGGCTCCAAAAACTACTCCAACATCTTTCCTCCCTCCTCAACACTGCACCTCTCCAACATCCC GCCTTTAGTTGTTGAAGATGATCTTAAGATGCTGTTTGCCAGTTCTGGTTCTCTGGTCAAGAACTTTAAGTTCTTTCA GAAGGACAGAAAGATGGCCTTGATTCAGATGGGATCAGTGGAGGAAGCGATTGAATCCCTTATCGAGTTCCACAACCATGATCTTGGAGAGAACCATCATCTTCGTGTGTCTTTCTCAAAATCCACCATTTGA